From Hemitrygon akajei chromosome 15, sHemAka1.3, whole genome shotgun sequence:
TGTacttaaaaaataaacaaaaaaaaacttgcaaagGGCTGAACCAATAAAGTACGGATGCGAGCAATGGGAAGGCCAGCCCTGCATCATGAGGGCTTGTCCGCACTGCAGGCCGACACCTCCGGAACCTTGCAGTACACGCTGTTGGAGTTCTTGCACCGGCAGCCCGGCCTGCTGACTGTGTCATAAAACTTCTGCGACAGCTTGACGCACCCAGTTGCTGGCAGGTAACAGAACAAGCACGGCAGGAACACAGACATAGTGCCCATGCAACACCAGCGGGCACAGCAGTCAGAGTGGGAGCAGGAACACGGGTGGTCCGCGCAAGAGCCCTCCTCGTCCTCATTGGTACAGTGATAGAAAATCCCTTTGACCAGGCACATGCAGGTCGCGTAGTTCACAATGTCCTGCGGGCTACACTGATAACTCTGATTGCAGACCCAGCAGTAGGGGAGAGTTCTGGGTGAGGTGCAGTGAGCACACTTGCATTTCCCGCAGCCCTCGCAGAGTAACACGTGCTTGCCAGGCTCCTGGCGCTGGGAGGTCTCCTTAAGATCGATGGCCTTGGAGCCGGATGACTTGGGCTGTGATTGAACGGCCCTCTCACAGCCAGGCTGATCGGCCACGGACGGCGGGGCAGCGTGGTCCAGTAGCCTTTGATCGGACGAGGTACTGCTGCTACTGCTGATTGAACCAGGTCTGCTGCTGGAAGTCCAAGACAGGCTACTGTGGCTGGAGAGCTGGTGGTGGTCACAGCCCTGGT
This genomic window contains:
- the spry4 gene encoding protein sprouty homolog 4 isoform X1, giving the protein MATLIGWKSAQDQSKERERNSQDPLANLLAQVSREWNSSAGSRRLRQMESRISLGNAGSPASVFQPLLDGRLPYGRLQQTTILPMDQMKPNRLENDYVENPIATQPSRNPSAHSRPPHQERSGGHRDQGCDHHQLSSHSSLSWTSSSRPGSISSSSSTSSDQRLLDHAAPPSVADQPGCERAVQSQPKSSGSKAIDLKETSQRQEPGKHVLLCEGCGKCKCAHCTSPRTLPYCWVCNQSYQCSPQDIVNYATCMCLVKGIFYHCTNEDEEGSCADHPCSCSHSDCCARWCCMGTMSVFLPCLFCYLPATGCVKLSQKFYDTVSRPGCRCKNSNSVYCKVPEVSACSADKPS
- the spry4 gene encoding protein sprouty homolog 4 isoform X2, whose amino-acid sequence is MESRISLGNAGSPASVFQPLLDGRLPYGRLQQTTILPMDQMKPNRLENDYVENPIATQPSRNPSAHSRPPHQERSGGHRDQGCDHHQLSSHSSLSWTSSSRPGSISSSSSTSSDQRLLDHAAPPSVADQPGCERAVQSQPKSSGSKAIDLKETSQRQEPGKHVLLCEGCGKCKCAHCTSPRTLPYCWVCNQSYQCSPQDIVNYATCMCLVKGIFYHCTNEDEEGSCADHPCSCSHSDCCARWCCMGTMSVFLPCLFCYLPATGCVKLSQKFYDTVSRPGCRCKNSNSVYCKVPEVSACSADKPS